The Glaciimonas sp. PCH181 nucleotide sequence GGCTTGGTGCAGATACGTTTTCGCGTAATGCAAAGCGGTAGTGCGATCGTATGGAAAGGCAGCCGAATTCCCAGAATGAGAAGTAAGCAACTTTGGCTTAGTATCTGGCGTTGCATCTGGCTTTGTGAGGTACTGCAAAGCGCTGATGGACTGCCCGAGCGCTTCGCGAATTTCGTTCATTACCCAAGATAATGGGCCGGTATCGAGCTGCGCCGCGACAACTGCGGACTGGCTTGGAAAATCGGTGGTCATGACTGCCTCATCGGTTCAACGGGTCATCAATCGGGCACTGTCCGCTCAGGTTTAGCCCATTTGACAGGCCCTGGCGATACGGCCCGATTAACACGGCCGGATCTTCTTCAACATACATAAAATGAATCGCATTTTCTCAACCGCTACTAGCTGATACTCATCCACTCATTTAAATCAAGTCTGGCGAAATACGTTCAATAACAAACTATGGCAATAAACGACGTTTAGCCGTTTGATAACCCAGTCAGCGGCCCTATAGCGGAGGTCTACTAATTAGTGACCCGAAAACGCGATACAGAACTTTTCAGATCTTCCGCGAGTTTGGATAACTCACGAATCGACACAGCAGTCTGGCTTGTTCCTTCTCGTGTTTTTTCCGTCACCGAAAGAATGTTCTGAATATTCGTCGCCACACCGTTCGCCGAATTTGCCTGCTGTTCGGTCGCCAACGAAATATTTTGAATCAACTCAGCCAAACGGTTCGACACGCGACGAATATCCGACAATGCAGCGCCAGCAGCATCTGACAGCTTTGCTCCCTCAACCACACCCTGCGTAGATTTTTCCATCGCCACGACAGCATCGTGCGTATCGGTCTGAATCGTTCGTACCAACGCACCAATCTGCTTGGTCGCCGCACCAGAACGTTCCGCCAGACGCTGAACTTCCTCTGCCACCACCGAAAATCCGCGCCCCGCTTCACCAGCCGACGCCGCCTGAATCGCAGCATTCAACGCCAGCACGTTAGTCTGTTCGGTAATATCGGAAATCAATTCGGTGATTTCGCCAATTTCTTGCGAGGATTCACCCAACCGCTTGATGCGCTTGGAGGTTTCCTGTATTTGCTCACGGATTTCGTTCATACCAACGATCGCATTTTCCACCGCCTTAGCGCCCTCTTCCGCGGCGCTAACCGATTGACGCGCTACATCCGCCGAGGCACTGGCCGACTTGGAAACGTCGGTGATCTGCGTTGCCATTTCCAATACGGCTTGCGTGGTTTCCTTGATCTCACGAGATTGCTTTTGCGACGCTTGAAGCAATTCAATCGACACACTTTGGGCCTGATCGGATGCTGCCGTCACTTGCTGCGCAGTCGCGGTAACGCGTCCCACCAATCCGCGCAACTCTTCTACCGTGTAATTCACCGAATCGGCAATCGCGCCGGTAATGTCTTCTGACACCGTCGCCTGCACTGTCAAGTCGCCATCAGCGACCTCTTGCAACTCATTCATCAAACGCAAAATCGCTGCCTGATTCTGATCGTTGACGTTACTGGCATCCACTTCTTGCTTGATCGCCTGCAAACGCTGGCCCTCGGCTTCCACCCGACGCAAATCGGCTTCCTGCGTTCTACGCCGACCATCCTGCAACTGCACCCAGGCAATTCCGGTAGCAGCCAACAGCGCCGTCAATGCAGATGCCAGCATCAACCAGAAGGAAATGCTTTGCTCGTCCTGCGCTGCACGATAGCTTTCCTGCAAGGTACTCAGGCGTTGCTTTAAGGTTTCGTTCTCGGTAAAGATTAATTGCTCGGATTGCTTGGCTGATACGAAATTTTGCATGTTGCCCAGAATCCCTGCGACGGCTATTTGATATTCGCCAAAACTCTTTTGCAACTCGGTTAACTTTTGCCGCTCTTCTTCATTTTTTGCCGCAGGTAGCCGCAATATGTCGCTGCCATCCAAAAATCCACTAACGATGTCGCGGAAGGTATTGGTGTCCTTGCCAAGCAAGAATGCGGTTTCTGGATTTACCCCTTCAGAAGTCAGGAATTCATTTGCACTGCGGCCCAGACGCTGGGTCAGCATCACCAATTGTGAAGAGGCAGAAATTTCACGCGGAGTAGCGCCACTTTCGGATTTCAGTGTGGCGATCTGTTCGGATAAATCGAGTAATACAGGGGAAATGCTGTTCAGCTTTTGCAAAGTCTGTCCGAAACCGGACAATGCTTTTTGCAACTTTAAAATAGTATCTGCAGCCTTATCGGTATTCGACCAGACCTTCTGCACATCTGCCACTGCAGAGATCATTCCCGAGTTAGGCGCGGGGATATCATTACCTTTGTAATTTCCCCCTCTGGCTAACAAAAGAAGATCCTGATTGAATTCTTTTCGGCTGTCGGCCAATTGTTTAAATGCTATAGGATTACCCTGGATAGCATTCGGTGTCGCCTTCCCTATCCGCTGAGAATGCATCAACGCATCCCCTGCAATTTGGGTCTGAGTCGCACTCAACGTGGCATTTTTGGTACTGAGGTATAAAAAGACGATTGTCATTACCAGCCCTGCGCCCAACACGATCAACAAGGTGCGGACTTGCTGTTGGGGCGGTAATTTTCCAATTAGCGGCAGAGGCTTGTCCTGATACGAAGCGCCTGATTCTGTTGGTGTACTAAATTGGTCGGAGATCGCTGCGGCAGCCGTTGCTGCGCCAGCCGTCGCTGCGGCAGCCGGTGTTGTGCCAAATATTGATGTGGATGCAGTCGCTGCGGCAGGTCTTACCGCACTCGCTGCTAATGCTGCAAACGGCGTTGATACGTCGGCTGATTGCAAAGTTGCTTCGGCAGGCATACGTTCTATCAGCATCGTATCTTGCGCGTCGTTTGCAATGAAGTCGTGCTGACCCAATGCATTTACCAAGACTGATGCGGCTGGCCCCGTTGTTCCGGTTGCTATTGCGTCTTCACCAAAAAACGCGCCACCTTCGATTTTCTCTTCTTTCGCCGTCTTGAACAGGAACGGTAGTTTAAAAGCCATTACAAAATCTCCTGATTGCCAATTCGATGCGACCACATATCAACACCCGATTTCTGACGTCAATCAAATGGCCTTCTGATCATTGAATTCATATGCCCACATGTAAAAATCGAGGGTCGCGTATAAGCTGAGTCAGCTTGAGTTCGGTCCACAACTGGGACTCGCTATCCATATACCTTGCGGGACTTGTTTCGGCTAACGCGGCCGCTTCGTGATCATTCAGAATGTCACGCCCAATCATTCGCGGCACTGACTGCAATGTCATCTCATCGACATTACGCAGACCAAGTACGCGCCTGACGAGCAACGCGCTGTTGAATGCCAAGGTGGTAGAAAATGAAATGATCCGCGCGTCCTTATCAATCACTGTCATTGGGTGACCTTGGAAACACGCAAAATCAACGACGCTGATAAGTGTGCCGCGAATATTTGTCAGTCCGAGATACCAATCCTGCGTCAGCGGGACTTGCGTAATGCTGTCGACTGCGACAATTTCGCCCGCCTCTTGCAGGCTAAGCAGCAAACGCTCTTCTCCGACCAATAAACCTAATTGATTATTGTGCGTGTCTGCACCGCTGCGCGCGGCTTGCATCCGTTCCAGTAAATGCGATTGGAATTCGCGCAAACGATTACGGCGTGCCTCGGCGCTTGTTTCACCATCTGCGCCGCGGGTCGGTAAAAATGCCGACCGCTTTAGTTGAAGGTCAGAGTTTGATTGACTCATGTGGATACAATTTGGAGTTAGCCGAGTGCAGCGATTTTTGCCAGCAGCTCCTGCGGATTAATCGGTTTAACCAGATAATCACGCGCGCCTTGACGCAAACCCCAGATGCGGTCTGTTTCCAAGCCTTTGCTGCTGCAAATAATAATAGGGATGTCTTGCAATTCCGGATCACGCGAAATCGAGCGTGTCACCTGAAAACCGTTCTGGCCGGGCATCACAATATCCATCAGGATCAAGTCTGGCTTATCGGCTTTAATCTTGCTAATAACGCCATCGCCGCTCTCAGAAGTGGAAACGCTATAACCGCTCTTTACCAAAATATCTGTCAAAAAATAACGCTCAGTGGGAGAGTCGTCTACAACGAGAACCTTTTGTATGGCCATGTTCAACCTTTACTTCAATTACGTGTGAGTAGATACCAATACCGGGATATCGACGATATCTACAGATATTCCTGATGGCGCGGCAACCCCGGTCGCTGGAATTACTGCAACCGTTGCGGTCATTGCCACGCTGGCGTTCGGATTGGGTTGAGTATGCTGGTGTACAGTCTTTAGCAGACTATCTTTGGTGAACGGCTTGGTCAGATATTCGTCGGACCCTACCATTGCGCCTCTGGCGCGATCAAATAAACCATCTTTAGATGACAGCATGATGACCGGTGTGGAATGAAATCTGGCGCTCTTCTTAATGAGCGCACAAGTCTGGTAACCATCCAGCCTTGGCATCAAAATATCGCAAAAAATCACTGCTGGATGATGGTCGTTAATTTTAGCCAACGCATCAAAGCCATCTTCGGCAAGAATGACCTGATAGCCAGCCTGACTCAAAAAAATTTCTGCCGACCTGCGGATAGTGCTGCTGTCGTCAATCACCATAACCTTCAGGCTGGTGGCGCCGAGTGCTAGTGTCATGAGTTTTGTCCAAGCCGAATTTAATTTACAGAATCACTGTAACAAAGTTCAAGATACTTTAGAACAACATTTCTTTGCAGCGCTAAACTGGCTGCGGTTTTTAAGCTTCAGACGCCGCACAAAACTAATCATATTGACAATACGCAGGGGGCTAGCTCTCAGCAAAAACCACCGTTATTTGGCAAGTTTAAGTAATTCACTAGATATGCAAAGGCACACCGATTTCAGCGCGTTAAATTGCCACCATTTCGAAATCTTCCTTCCGCGCGCCACATTCCGGACAAGTCCAGTTCATCGGCACATCATCCCAAAGGGTCCCTGCGGCAATTCCTTCTTCCGGTAAACCTTGCTCTTCGTCGTAAATCCAGCCGCAGATCAGGCACATCCAGGTTTTATATGCTGGTTTTGATGTTTCGTTCGATGTTTCGGTGGTATTGCTCACGGCGACGACCCTTCAATCAAGTAAAATGCAAAGTCGGATATCTTAATCTAACCGCCGTGCAAAACCAAACTTCTCCTCTTATATTGACATTCGGTGTTGCTGATCCTGTTGGCGCAGCCGGAATTCAGGCAGATCTTGCCACATTCTCATCCATGGGTTGCCATGGCTTATCAGTCATTACCTCCATTTTGATAGGAGACACTGCGCGTATCGAAGATACCCAGCAAATTGACGCGGATTGGGTTGCTGACCAAGCCCGCGTATTGCTGGAAGATATGCCTGTGGCTGCTTTCAAAGTGGGCGCTGTCGGCAGTATCGAAAGCGTCTCGGTGATAGCAGAAATCGTCTCGGACTATCCTGATATCCCCTTAATTCTCGACCCTTTCCTTTCTGCCATGCCCGATCAGGGGCAAGATAGCGAAGATTTACTGACCGCGATGCGTGAGTTGTTAATCCCACAAAGTACCGTCGTCGTGCTGTCAGCGGTCGAGCTATCCCGAATGGCTGAGACCTGGCGCGAACCGTCCTCAGAAGACCTGTCCACCGTCGATGCCATGCATCTGATCGAACTGGGTTGCGAATATCTGTTCATCACCGGCACGCCCGGCACTGCGGCGGAAGTCAGCAATACCCTGTTCAATGACACGGGTATTTTGCGCCAGGATAGCTGGCCACGCGTCTCCGGTTCGTTTAGCGGCGCCGGGACCACCCTTTCTGCCGCTATCGCCGCGATGCTGGCGAATGGGCTGGATGTGCCCGAGGCCGTCTCGGAAGCGCAGGAGTTCACTCTCGCATCATTGATGGCCGGACAACGATTGGGTATGGGGAAATTGGTCCCGGACCGTTTTTTCTGGGCGCGTGAGGATGTTCTGGACGGGCTTTCTGACACAGACGCTGCCGACAAAGACGATACTGACAAAGCAGACGGTGCAGACCTCAAAGGTGATGAAAAGCCAGCATCGCCGCCATGAAATTTCCTGCTTTTATCGCGTAGGCGTCGGCTTTTCCGCTGACACGCCGGTCGCCCCCTTAATTTAATTGATGCATACCAACATGACTTCCAATAACGATACCCTGTTCGCACGAGCGCAATTAACCACGCCAGGTGGCGTCAATTCGCCAGTGCGGGCTTTCCGCTCAGTCGGCGGCACGCCACGCTTTATTACCCGCGCTGAAGGCCCTTATTTCTGGGATGCCGACGAGCGCCGCTATATCGACTACATCGGCTCATGGGGTCCCGCCATCGTTGGTCACGCTCATCCGACCGTTGTCAAAGCCGTACAAGATGCTGCCGCACGCGGTCTGAGCTTCGGTGCGCCGACCGAAGGCGAAATTCTGATCGCTGAAGAGATTTGCAAGCTGGTGCCCTCGATTGAGCAAGTCCGTCTGGTCTCTAGCGGCACCGAAGCCACCATGAGCGCATTGCGTCTGGCACGTGGCGCAACTGGTCGCGACAAAATTGTCAAATTTGAAGGCTGCTATCACGGCCACGCCGATTCGTTGTTGGTCAAAGCGGGCAGCGGCTTGCTGACCTTTGGTAATCCGACGTCTTCCGGCGTCCCTGCGGATTTCGTCAAACACACGCTAGTCCTTGACTACAACAACGTCGCGCAACTAGAAGAAGCCTTTCAAGACATGGGCGACCAAATTGCCTGCGTGATCGTCGAACCGGTGGCTGGCAACATGAATTTGATTCGCGCTACGCCAGAATTCTTGCAGGCGATGCGCAATTTATGTACCAAACACGGCGCTATCCTGATTTTTGATGAGGTCATGTGCGGCTTTCGCGTTGCTTTGGGCGGTGCGCAAGACCTGTATCAGATTCAGCCGGATATTACCGCGCTGGGCAAGGTTATTGGCGGCGGTTTGCCGGTTGCAGCATTCGGCGGTCGGGCGGATTTGATGCAACATATGGCCCCGCTTGGTGGCGTCTATCAGGCAGGTACGCTGTCGGGAAATCCGGTAGCGGTTGCGGCTGGCCTGACAACATTGAAGTTAATCCAGGAGCCGGGCTTCTATCAACATCTCAGCGCCCAGACGCTCAAGTTGACGCAAGGCCTGACCCAAGCTGCGGCAGATGCTGGTGTAGTTTTCTGCGCCGATGCCATCGGCGGTATGTTTGGTCTGTATTTCTCAAAAGAAGTGCCAACTACTTTTGCCGAGATGATGTCCATCGACAAAGCCCAATTCAACCGGTTTTTCCACGCGATGCTAGACGCAGGCGTGTATTTAGCGCCATCGGCATTTGAAGCAGGCTTTGTTTCTGCGCAGCATGATGATGCGGTAATTGAGGCGACTATCACGGCGGCGCGTGGCGCGTTTGCGCAGTTGTCCCGCTAAACCAGGACGATGCGGCGCATTTCGTTGAGATGGCTGCGGCCATCACAAGAATGCGTCGATATAAATACGTTGATTCAAAAATGAAAAACGGCGGTAAAGCTCAGTGCTTTACCGCCGTTTTTACGTTTTTCAAGCCAAATCTATGGCAATTCCGCCGATCCCATACGTCGCAAAATCAATCCGGTACGTTTCGACAAATAAGCTGATCCCCGATTTTTGTCATAAAAGCGTGGGCGCGGCAGCATCACCGCCAGACGTGCAGCCTGACTAGCGCCGAGATTCGCGGCTGAAATCTTGTAATAGTGCCGCGATGCCGCTTCGGCCCCATAGACACCGCTGCCCCACTCCACCACGTTCAGATAAATTTCGTAAATCCGCTCTTTATCCATCAAGTATTCCAACATATAAGTGATGACCAGTTCCTGACCTTTGCGGATATAACTACGCTCACCGGATAAAAACAAATTCTTCGCCAGTTGCTGCGTAATTGTCGAGCCGCCAACCATCACCTTGCCCTTTTTTGCATTGCGTTCGTAGGCTTTTTCCAACGCATCCCAATCAACACCTTCATGCTCCGAAAAATTAGCATCTTCAGAAGCGATAATGGCGCGCTTCAAATTGCCCGAAATGCGGTTATACGGCACCCAGATATATTGCAATTGAATATTTGGATCGGTTTCCCGCAAAATCGATAGTTGATGCCGCATAAAACTGGTGGAACTGGGATTGTGATCAACCCACCACCAAATCTGGACGAAAAAATACAGTTGGAGAGCAACGATTGCTACGACAACAATCAGAAGCACGCGCCAGATCAATTTACCGAAAGACTTCATATGCATTTCCAGGCAACTTAAAGCTGGGCGCGCAACGCAGAAAACGTAGCGTCGGTTTGCGGGCGTACACCGCGCCAGACAAAAAAGGCCTCCGCTGCCTGTTCGACCAACATCCCTAATCCATCACGTACCATCGCCCCTTGCGCACTGGCAAATTGCATGAAAACAGTCGGCTGTTTGCCATACATCATGTCGTAAGCCAGGGTCTGTGGGCCAAAAATACTGGCGGCAACGGTGGGGACATCGGCTTGCAGACTGGCCGACGTCGCGTTAATGATGAGGTCAAATTGGTCATTAATGCTGGCAACATCGGTAAAGCTGCTAACAACAATCTCGCCTTCGTTAGGGAATTTTTGGGAAAATTGCTGCACCAAGGCTTGCGCGTTCGTAACTGTCCGATTCGCTAAAACAAGTTGTGCTGGGTTGGCCTGCATCAACGGCAATAAAACACCGCGCGCCGCACCGCCTGCGCCCAACAGCAAAACACGCTTTCCGGCGATCTCAAAACCTGCATTTCGCACAATATCCGTCACTAAACCAATGCCATCGGTGTTGTCGCCGTGGATTTGTCCATTCGCAAAACTGAGTGTGTTAACCGCACCCGCCGCCTCCGCGCGCGGCGTTAGCGTCGTTGCCAAAGCATAGGCCTCCAATTTGAATGGCACCGTGACATTGGCACCTTTTCCGCCTTGCTGAATAAATTCCTGCACGGCCTCGGCGAAGCCATTTAACGGCGCCAGCAAATGTCGATAGTCGATATTTTGGGCGGTATCGGCAGCGAAACGCGCATGAATGTCAGGGGACTTGCTGTGCCCGATTGGATTGCCAATAACGACGTAGCAATCAGTTTCCAATACAGAGTCGGCCATCGGAGTAGATATAAGAACAGACATAAATGAGTTTTTTGATGTTATTTTTTTGAAACGTCGACCATCCGTGTTTTACCGTCGCTGAAGACTATCTCCCTGATTGCCCGCAGCAAAAATCGGCAAACCCGATATTATTACTTATTGAATATGCGCGTATCTAATATTACGTATCTACCACTATTAATTATAATTACCACTTCGCAATTCCGCTGCAACTTGCCCCTCGCGAGAGAAGTCTAGCGTCACGATAACTTCCCATACTTCATCCGGCGCACCGTGCCGCATATTATGGGGAAATCGACTAAAAGGTGCGGCGCTTTCGATGATTCTCAACGCAGCTGCATCGAGACCGGGAATCTGCGAACTGCGCTCAATCTGTAGACCGCCGTCTTTCCTATAAATAGTGCCATCCTGAAAAATCGGCACCGAAACGACTAATTTTCCATATAACTTTGCGCCATTTTTTTTGGGGAAATTCAGCGTACCAACACGTTCAACCCGATCCGCGAAGGTCTTGTAATACATCGCATATTCCACACCCTGCGTACTAGGCGTAATCTGGGTTTTCTTGGGGCGCTTGTTGTAATCCTCGATACTTTTCGCAATTTCGGCTTCCTGACGGCGCAACGCCTTGGCGTCCGGCATCGCATCGGTGCCGTCTTGCCGCTGCACCGCATCGATCACCTTATCCTGCGGCGTCGGCTCTGGCACTGAAAATGCCGCAGCTTTTTGCATCTGCGCCAGCATTTGCTGCTGTTTTTTTTCTAATTCCTCAATCCGCTGCTGGGCAGTGCTCACGTTATCGCCGTCCTCAGACCGATGCATGTCAGGCAAAGGCGATTTGGCCCGTCCAGCGTCGGCATTCCCGCCACCGTCCAGATTGACTTGCGCCAGTGCTTCGGCTTTTAACGGTGCATTCTGGTGTTTGGCATTCACCAGAATGACTTCCAGTCCGGGATCGGTCGGTTTTAATTTGACCGCGGCTGGCGTCGTAAACCGAACGGCAAGCAATGCGCCATGCACCACCAACGAAATGGCGAGGGCGCTATATAAAAGCCGGTTCTTAGAAATGGATTTCACGCGCAGCAAGGGAAGTCGTTCGAGTAGGGAGTTCAGTTTATGTCAGCGCCTATACGTCGGTTTATAAATTCACAGCAGCGGAAGCGCCATCTGCATCGCGGCGCGGCGCACTATCCAGGTCTTCATCCGCATCCGACACATCAGGATGAGCAGGGTCAGAACCTGCCTCTGGCAGTTCCGGCGGGTCATGCGGCAAGTCCATTGCGGCATCCAGTTCTTGCGTGGTTTCGTCATCTTCCAACGCATCCATCTGATCATCTTCGGTCACAGAACCGGACGGCGTCAATACCTCCAGCAACCGTACTTCCAGACTTAAATCGATTTCGTCCCAACGCAGCAAATCAAGTTTGACCGATGCGCCCCGCGCAACTGGCTGCATGCCCGGTAATTTGATGACCAGCGGAATATCGACCAGACGCAGAATCTCATCTTTTAACACCACTGCCTCGACATGTTTTGCCTGTTCCTGCGCCAGCCAGCGCAAGCACCAATAGCGTTCCATCGTCGACTGAAAATCGCCATACCCGGCATAAACAGAATCAAAAGAAGACACAATCGCGAATAAATCTGCGTCACGCGGTTTAAACGGCGCGACCAGCGGCGCGGCAACACCGCCTTCCACGCATGCCAGAATCTGCCACTGATTCACCAGATCGGTATAACGACGCAACGGCGAGGTGCTCCACGCATATTGATCAACGCCCAAACCCTGATGGGGCGCAGCGTGCGTCACCATCCGGACTTGCATTTTCGTCGCCCAGCCACCGCTGCCGCCGCCTTGCGCCCGATAAATCCCCGGCACGCCGTGGTCGGCCATGAGTTTTCCCCAAGTGCTATTAGCGAAAATCATCAGCTCTGCGACGATCTTGTCGAGCGGTGCGCCGCGCTTGCGGCGCGCGATGGTAACAACGTCGTCCTCAACGTAAAAATTGAAATCGACGCGGTTATTTTGCTCTGGCCGCAATCCAAAACTTTCACGCTTAGCCATACGGCCTTGCTCCAATACCGAAATCCATTGCCACAAAACAGCGATATCGGCTTTATGCGGATATTCGCCCTCTCCGTTAGCCAGATTTTCTTCAGTCACCAACATATCGAGCGTGTTGTGACGCAGATTGGCAGAAATGGGAACCAGTTCTGCTTTAGTTTCCGTGCTGATCAAACGCCAGTCTTGCGGATCCAGCGTGGCATATAAAGATAATGCCGGGCAATTTTTTCCCTGATCCAGCGAGAACGCCTCAACCAATGCATCCGGCAGCATCGTGATTTTATCGCCCGGCATATACACGGTCGACATCCGTTGACGGGCCATGACATCAATGGCGTCGTCGCGCTTGATCGCCAAACCCGGCGCGGCGATATGAATACCGATCCGCACATTGCCGTCCGCCAGCATCGTGACCGATAACGCGTCATCGATTTCAGTCGTCGTCACATCATCGATTGAAAACGCCTGCACATCAGCCACCGGCAATGCTGCCAGCGTTGGGACCACGGGGATATTAATCGCAGGAAAGCCGACCCCTTTCGGGAAAAACTCAAACAAAAATTTGGAGAAATGTAACTCTTTCGGTGACGCCAACCCGCCAACAGCCAGCATCAGGCGTGCCGGTGTAATTTGCAACGCACTGCATGCCGCGTCGAACGCTTTATATTCAATACTATTTTTATCCGGCTTGAAGAGTAATTGCAGCGCCAACGGCTTCATCACCTCCGGCAACTGATTGGCTTTTAGCTGCTCAACGTATTGCGCCTGTATGACTGCTTGCTGGCGTTTTTTTTCAATCCCGGCCAATGCCGCCTTCAGCGATGCTTCCGGGGCAGCTTTATAACGACCGCGACCCTTTTTATAGAAATAAATCGGGGCGGAATGCAAACACATTAACAACCCGGCCGCTTCAGCAGCGATGGGCGCATGTCCAAAATATTCAGCCCCCAACTCGGCAAATCCAAATTCTTCCTGACCGGCAACTTCCCACAAAAAATCGACATCAACGTCTTGCGAAACTTTATGTGCGTCTTCTAATAATTGCTGTGGCGAGGGTGCGGCATATTGCAACAACACATCTTTCGCCTTGATCTTGCTGCGTTTTCCAGTAGGCAATTCGACTTGATACGCTTCGCCTTGCTGCGACATAACAGACCCTGCTTTAAAATCGCCGGATTCTTCAAAAAATAGATTCATTGATTACTTTACTTATGGATGCTGAGTAGGGCGTGAAGGGTACTTTGCTGATTGAAACCGTTTGTATTTAATAATCCGTATTGATAGCGCCAAACAAGAAAAATATTAACAAAAAAGTAACTGCAATTATATCGGTAGCGCATAGAGGAAATTTTGCGCATCGCTACAATTCGCTTAAATTTTGAGCATTAACGCGCCGTTGTTCGCAACGCGTCAATCTCGGGAAAAAACACTTCAGTCACTAGCATCACACCGCTTTTACGTCGAAAAGTGGAGCGTCGGGCAAACAATGGCGTGGGAAATTGGCTGACACCCACCGCCTCACACATGCGCTGCACCAACGGATGCCCCTGATATAAGCGCGCAAAGTGTAATTGTCCACGCGCCACCAGCGGATCGCCAAATAACGTCGTGCCCAATGAGCGCTCGCCTAACGTGCCAAAAAATGGCCACTCCGACGTCGTCGCCGTCAATGACAGGACAGTATGACCCAATACCGTCGGGCGTCCGTCACAGCGCAGCAATACATCGCGCTCTTGCACTTGCAGCCGCCGTGGCAAGCCTATCGCCGCATATTCGTCCGCCAGACACAGTGCGTGCCGCTGATGCAAACGTTGTACCCGAAACTGATCGCTATGCGCAATTAACTTAGTCGTCAGCGACGAGCGATCGGTCAGCCAATCACGCATGTATGGCGAAGGATGAACGCCATTCGCGTGCGCATACCAATTAGCAGAAGTCAGCGAGCGCCCCATCAGCAATCCTTTAAAGCCGGATGAACGTCCACGCCGCAAAACGTCAACACGGTGTCAGCGTAGTCCGCGAATTCGCTGATCCCATGATCGCTGCCCTCTATCACTACCTGCTGCGCCTGTGGATAATGGTCCACCATTTCATGCCAGTCGAGCACTTCATCGCCGGTGGCGGCAATCAGCAAATAGCGTTGCGGCTGGGTAATCCTGGCAATCGTTAGCGCTTCCAACTCAGCAATATACGCACGC carries:
- a CDS encoding methyl-accepting chemotaxis protein — translated: MAFKLPFLFKTAKEEKIEGGAFFGEDAIATGTTGPAASVLVNALGQHDFIANDAQDTMLIERMPAEATLQSADVSTPFAALAASAVRPAAATASTSIFGTTPAAAATAGAATAAAAISDQFSTPTESGASYQDKPLPLIGKLPPQQQVRTLLIVLGAGLVMTIVFLYLSTKNATLSATQTQIAGDALMHSQRIGKATPNAIQGNPIAFKQLADSRKEFNQDLLLLARGGNYKGNDIPAPNSGMISAVADVQKVWSNTDKAADTILKLQKALSGFGQTLQKLNSISPVLLDLSEQIATLKSESGATPREISASSQLVMLTQRLGRSANEFLTSEGVNPETAFLLGKDTNTFRDIVSGFLDGSDILRLPAAKNEEERQKLTELQKSFGEYQIAVAGILGNMQNFVSAKQSEQLIFTENETLKQRLSTLQESYRAAQDEQSISFWLMLASALTALLAATGIAWVQLQDGRRRTQEADLRRVEAEGQRLQAIKQEVDASNVNDQNQAAILRLMNELQEVADGDLTVQATVSEDITGAIADSVNYTVEELRGLVGRVTATAQQVTAASDQAQSVSIELLQASQKQSREIKETTQAVLEMATQITDVSKSASASADVARQSVSAAEEGAKAVENAIVGMNEIREQIQETSKRIKRLGESSQEIGEITELISDITEQTNVLALNAAIQAASAGEAGRGFSVVAEEVQRLAERSGAATKQIGALVRTIQTDTHDAVVAMEKSTQGVVEGAKLSDAAGAALSDIRRVSNRLAELIQNISLATEQQANSANGVATNIQNILSVTEKTREGTSQTAVSIRELSKLAEDLKSSVSRFRVTN
- a CDS encoding chemotaxis protein CheW, with amino-acid sequence MSQSNSDLQLKRSAFLPTRGADGETSAEARRNRLREFQSHLLERMQAARSGADTHNNQLGLLVGEERLLLSLQEAGEIVAVDSITQVPLTQDWYLGLTNIRGTLISVVDFACFQGHPMTVIDKDARIISFSTTLAFNSALLVRRVLGLRNVDEMTLQSVPRMIGRDILNDHEAAALAETSPARYMDSESQLWTELKLTQLIRDPRFLHVGI
- a CDS encoding PleD family two-component system response regulator; protein product: MAIQKVLVVDDSPTERYFLTDILVKSGYSVSTSESGDGVISKIKADKPDLILMDIVMPGQNGFQVTRSISRDPELQDIPIIICSSKGLETDRIWGLRQGARDYLVKPINPQELLAKIAALG
- a CDS encoding rubredoxin, with protein sequence MCLICGWIYDEEQGLPEEGIAAGTLWDDVPMNWTCPECGARKEDFEMVAI
- a CDS encoding hydroxymethylpyrimidine/phosphomethylpyrimidine kinase, yielding MQNQTSPLILTFGVADPVGAAGIQADLATFSSMGCHGLSVITSILIGDTARIEDTQQIDADWVADQARVLLEDMPVAAFKVGAVGSIESVSVIAEIVSDYPDIPLILDPFLSAMPDQGQDSEDLLTAMRELLIPQSTVVVLSAVELSRMAETWREPSSEDLSTVDAMHLIELGCEYLFITGTPGTAAEVSNTLFNDTGILRQDSWPRVSGSFSGAGTTLSAAIAAMLANGLDVPEAVSEAQEFTLASLMAGQRLGMGKLVPDRFFWAREDVLDGLSDTDAADKDDTDKADGADLKGDEKPASPP
- the hemL gene encoding glutamate-1-semialdehyde 2,1-aminomutase, encoding MTSNNDTLFARAQLTTPGGVNSPVRAFRSVGGTPRFITRAEGPYFWDADERRYIDYIGSWGPAIVGHAHPTVVKAVQDAAARGLSFGAPTEGEILIAEEICKLVPSIEQVRLVSSGTEATMSALRLARGATGRDKIVKFEGCYHGHADSLLVKAGSGLLTFGNPTSSGVPADFVKHTLVLDYNNVAQLEEAFQDMGDQIACVIVEPVAGNMNLIRATPEFLQAMRNLCTKHGAILIFDEVMCGFRVALGGAQDLYQIQPDITALGKVIGGGLPVAAFGGRADLMQHMAPLGGVYQAGTLSGNPVAVAAGLTTLKLIQEPGFYQHLSAQTLKLTQGLTQAAADAGVVFCADAIGGMFGLYFSKEVPTTFAEMMSIDKAQFNRFFHAMLDAGVYLAPSAFEAGFVSAQHDDAVIEATITAARGAFAQLSR
- the mtgA gene encoding monofunctional biosynthetic peptidoglycan transglycosylase — encoded protein: MKSFGKLIWRVLLIVVVAIVALQLYFFVQIWWWVDHNPSSTSFMRHQLSILRETDPNIQLQYIWVPYNRISGNLKRAIIASEDANFSEHEGVDWDALEKAYERNAKKGKVMVGGSTITQQLAKNLFLSGERSYIRKGQELVITYMLEYLMDKERIYEIYLNVVEWGSGVYGAEAASRHYYKISAANLGASQAARLAVMLPRPRFYDKNRGSAYLSKRTGLILRRMGSAELP